The Elaeis guineensis isolate ETL-2024a chromosome 5, EG11, whole genome shotgun sequence DNA segment ctaaattataTATGCAGGACACATGCTCTTCACAAAGGGAGCAGATATACATGTTGCAACATCAGCTTGCTGCAGCAAATGAAAAGTTGAAGGTCAGTAATAGCTGAGTTTTAAAAATGGTAATATCTGACTTAATagcaaaatttgatatttttgctGCACACCTCAGGGAAACTTAATTGTTCTTGGCAGTTAGAAATCaaagatattttaaatattatttagctGTTGTAGTCAGTTTTTTAACATGTTTGTTTATTTTTGTAGAGGGCTGATTTAACAGCCATTGAGACAATGACGGAATATGAAGAGCAAAAGAAAACTGTAAAAGATTTGCAAGAACACCTTGCAGATGCAGAGTTTCAAATATTGGAATCTGAGAAATTGCGTAAAAAGCTGCATAACACCATACTGgtactctttttttatttttacagtgTCTCACAATTTGTGTCAAAGATTTTGGCGCTAAATCTTCAACGTTCTGTTACTTCCTAGGAGCTGAAAGGAAATATCCGAGTGTTTTGTAGAGTACGCCCTATTCTACCTGATAGTGATTGTAGTGGCACAGAGGGGCCAGTTGTTTCTTATCCAGCATCCGTTGAATCTCTTGGGCGGGGCATTGACTTGATGCATCATGGTAGGAAGGCTTTCCATTGCTTCTCTTGAACCATTGTTCCTGTTCCTGCCTATTGTGGAGAAAAGGTACTAATTACATCATATAATTCCATTTTCAACAGCTCAAAAGTATTCCTTTACTTTTGATAAGGTATTCAATCATGAAGCTTCACAGGAAGATGTATTCGTAGAAATATCGCAGCTGGTACAGAGTGCACTTGATGGCTATAAGGTGCATTTTTTCGTAATGCGATTTAAATTGTTTGTTATATAATCATACTTGCTCTTATTTGTAATTTATATATCACTTGTATTGTGTTTTTCTGTTTTATTGAATTACATTGTATCAATTGATGTATAAAGCAACCATTTGTTAACAGGTGGAATTGTTGGAAAGTGAAAGTATGATCTGGTTGAATTGGCAGCTGGTTGCTAGTTTTAAAATATTTGCAACTCAGATATATTACATGTCCTGGAATCACTGTTAATGGTTATTTCAGAGCACTAAGAATTGTATAAACAATTCCACCTTTCGTTTTTTTCCCTAATATTCCTGCTGTGGACTAATCTAGGTTTCAGTTGGATCCTACTGTTGTCTGACTAGCTCTACTAATTCTCTTATACCTTGATTGTATAATGATGGTTTTAGTGCCATTCTTGTATTATATATCTAATATGCAATGTCCATACAAGtcattttattatattcttgGAAAGTGTGCATATTAGACCTTCTGATGTGATTCTTTCTGATGATGGCATGTTAATTTAAGTAAATCAACTGTCTGCTGTCGCAGGTATGCATATTTGCTTATGGGCAAACAGGTTCTGGTAAAACTTTTACCATGATGGGCAAGCCAGAACCTTCTGAGCAGAAAGGGCTTATACCCCGATCTCTAGAGCAAATATTCCAGACCAGTCAATCTCTACAATGTCAGGGATGGAAATACAAAATGCAGGTTAAATTTTGTGTGATTGCTCTTGCTATTTTAATTGTTTTATGCTTGCAAAAATATTTGCTTGGTTTGTTTTGATTACAATGTTTTTCTCCCCATGATTTACAGGCTTCAATGCTAGAAATTTATAATGAAACTATTCGTGATTTGTTATCACCAAGTCGCCCTGGCAGCTTGGATGCAAATACTGCTCTTAGCAAACAATATGCAATCAAACATGATTCAAATGGCAACACGCATGTTTCTGACCTTACTATTGTAGATGTTTGCAGTATTAAGGAGGTCTCCTTTCTTCTACAGCAAGCTGCACAGAGTAGGTAAATCTTTTTGAACATGGATCTGATCCTTTCTAAgggttgttgttttttttttttttttgagatatcaaTGCATCATTAGCTGtaacattattttttttgaactgaTTCATTATATTGTTTTAAAACTTCACTTCTAACCATTTTTTTTCTATGTATGGGTGACATTCTTCTTCTCTTGTAATCAATGTTGTGCCTTAAAGTGTAAACTAACTCAATGTGCTATAATTTGCTTACTCGGAGAGGACAAGCTCTGTGTTGACATCAATAACAAGAAGACTTATGATATTGTAGAAGTTGTTCTGTAGGTAAATTATTTCTTCTATGCCTGTTCTCTGTTTAAGTAGAATAAAATAAAAGGCCATTATGTGAGTAATGCCAGAATGAAATATACTTTCAGGATGGCTGGAATCCATCTATAATACTAAAGGCAAAattaagcaataaaaaaataacGTGGAGCACTTTAAATCACATTTCTTTTTTTCCATATGTCTATGCCAATCTGTGGAGGCGACTTTCAAGCCTTGTCACATTTGGCATTATCAAATAGCATTGTCAACATGCCTGTTATGCAAAATTCAGGTTGTATTTGGTCTGGATCATTTTATGGCCAATTTGAGGCCATGATTTCACATTGTCAGTATCTTTAGATACAAACCTGCTTTCTGTTAGCTAATGTGGTTTTTATCACATTATTCTACTCAGGCAtgttaaaaaaattctgatataTTCATGGTAGAATCTAGTGGCAGCTGTAATGAaagttatatatgtatatatatttattttttttgcatgatTTGACACAGGTTGAATAAAGGTGACTGTTGAAAGCCTCAAGCTTGTGAGGTCCAATGTGTCAACCATTGTGCCTCATCTTGTACTGTTGACTTTTGTTTCTATTGTAGGGTATGCATGGCTTCAACTGGATATTGTGCTTTCAATGTTTAGTCTTGTTCTTTACATATCTGTGACTAGATTTCCCGGTAGAAGAAATCTATGTGTTGAATCATGATCCTATGAAGAGCTCACAAATATCTGACCGCCCAAGTTTGGATATTTATAGACTGTCAAGCCAAAATTGTGAATGACATATTGCACCCACATCACAACAAGGCATTACTTGGTAGCTCAGAGGTAGGAAATATCGTCCTCGACCCAAAACTATTGGATCAAATCTTTGGGTTCTCAGAGACCATGCCAAAGTTATTGTAAATGAAACTTATATTCTTAAGAAAATATCTGCACAAGTGCTTTTGGACTAGTGGTGTTAAAAgttctagtttatttttagatggcATTTTTGTCCTGGATCCTCAATATTGCTTGTACAATCACGTTTTAGATCATTATTGAATTTCAGTTGTGAAGTTGTGGAATAATTTGTTGTGCTTCGACTGTCAGTAAAGTTCTCTTGGgctaattatattactaaacgTTTCAAACATGGGCATTGTTAACACATAAAACAAGTGTACCTACTACTTTCTTATAAATGAGTATCTCATTGAAAACCATATACATCTTATGCTTATGTGTATAAAACTATAAATTTTGTTAAGAAAAGGTCATTGGGGAGTTGTTATCAAGCCCAGCTATCAACGTGTCATGCGTACTGTATTTGTTCTTACACTAGACACGAAATCATCTCTCAGTTTTCATTTCTGCACCTATTTTTAGACAGCCTTGAGACCCATCCATTCTACTTGCCATTCAATTCACATATAGTTGTCAGAAAATTGTGGAAAAGAGATCGTCAACAAATATTATAAGGATGGCACTGGTACAGGAGTTGACCAAATGAAGGTTACAATTTCTTTATAAGCTGAAATATATCTCACATACTAATCCATCAATATTTTGAATGCTTATATATTCCGTCTTCTGTTCTAGACAAGCCAGTTTCATGCAGTCTCCTCCATGGAGCTACAAGCAAGTATTGATGTACTTGTTAGTGAATTTATGAATTCAATGGATATGTTTGTACAAGTTAACAAACTACTACAAGAAAACTTCAACTTGCCCAGCCAAGTGAATTCACCGTTTTGCTgaatttgataatattttgaaATGACAACAGGATAGTTTATGCATATCTATTACCTGCATGCATTATACATCCAGCTGCTTTCTCTCAGCCGAATATTTGATGATTCCTACTTCCATCTCCTGTTTGTGAAGTGAATATGAGCTGAATCCTGGATGATTGTGTTGAATTTGTGTGCTAGGTCTGTGGGTAGGACACAAATGAATGAACAATCCTCAAGAAGTCATTTTGTGTTCACATTACGGATATCTGGAGTTAATGAGGTGTGCTAGTGTTGCTAATTTGACTGATTTAGTCAGCCATACCTGTCTTTAGGTGCTGCTTCTGATTCATGGTTACATATTTCCAGAGCACAGAACAACAGGTTCAAGGAGTGTTGAATTTAATTGATCTGGCAGGAAGTGAGCGTCTTGCTAAAAGTGGTTCCACTGGAGACCGCCTCAAAGAAACACAGGTCGACACTCTTGGGCCCTTAACCATGCCTAAGTTGTTTCCCAGTTTATGTTTAATATGTTATTTCTTACTGTGTTACTGCAGGCAATTAATAAAAGTTTATCAGCCTTGAGTGATGTAATATTTTCTATTGCAAAGAAAGAGGATCATGTGCCTTTCAGGAACTCCAAACTGACATATCTTCTGCAGGTAAAATATCATCTCCCCTGGTAATATATAATTTTGCTTTGGGATGATTAGATCTTTAACTAAGTTGAGTTAATTGTACGATGACTTCAACTGcagctaatctaatttataattttgtgtCAGCCTTGCCTTGGTGGAGACTCTAAAACGTTAATGTTTGTTAACATCTCCCCGGAGACGTCATCCGTTGGGGAGTCAATCTGTTCCCTTCGTTTTGCTGCAAGGGTTAATTCTTGCGAGATTGGGATTCCCCGTCGCCAGACCCAAATGCGTTCATCAGACTCACGCTTAAGCTATGGTTGAGTTGCATGGCACATACTTGCATCCTCCAGCACCATATGCTTGTCACTGCCGCTGTCGTGGCATATTTAATGACTATTAGGCTTCTAACATTGTCTTCTGTAACCAGCACAAAGGAAATGAAATCAATGTTGCGTTGTGAATTGAATTTGTATAAGCCAATATGTTGATTGTGGCAATATTTGTATCGGCAATTCCTTCACTCATGGTCTGTTATAATAGAATCAATTGTCTACGTGAACACGTTACACAATCTGTTTATCTGGAATACCAGTTGAGTATGAactgcttctctctctctctcaattctTTGGGTTTGCTCTTTAGACATTTCAGTCTGATGTTCTATAATGCTAAACGAGGATTGGGGAACATTTAAACTGATtgtttgtcacgcccccgattcgagattgtgaattgaagattatggcaaccaccgcatatttatgaagaactctctccataagcatgcaaggcatctcatcacgatatcaatgcatcacagcggaataaattcaaataattattatttaattttaattcaagtaattaaattaaatgtcttacatccaataaaattttactaaaacaatagatctaagttcaatgaagttgacaatgctaaatctcgcctctaaaagctttgttctaaaatttcttcccacgctcgaaattaattatctgaatctgaaaaatagaaagaaaggtaatgagctagacagtctagtaagtaacaaatatctcaactagatattttataatttttaagaacaatactgcaaataaacataaaaatatatttcatgctgatttaatacagatctaatatttttaaatattcacatataatataattataaatccgattcgattcaaaatactcgtaactcaacagccttgactatgaccaacgtttaacctccattggcggggtccacagaataccagcgcacaacccccacggCAGAGTccataaataccagcgcacaacccccactggcaggatccacaaacacctgcgcacaacccccactggcagggtccactgagtaccaacgtataatctccattggtggggcccactgaaacatagttaggctgagagcataaatccgatctgtatcaaaatactttgtatcataatatattataatttttcactgaacatgtgcataaatcgatgtaccataatatttcaaaagcacttttctttcaaaacataatttcataaatcatgcataatttttagagaataattatttattttcagaataaatatggaatatctcgagaagatggttcattacttacctttcacggagcactgaatgaatagatcgactaacttctaggagattcttccgtgcctattatccaaaattatatttttacattaattttaattcaaaattcaatctaaacaaatcccaaatcaaaacctcacttaaaatcagactcttccctaaactcgatcaaaatcatcagatgaagccttcctctacgctaattctagaggaataactttagagagagagaaatccatcatgagagagaaacaatctagagagagaaagtggagagagaaagtccaattccagagagagaaagtcagggtttagactgaaagaagagagagaaactctctctcatcattttttttattatttatttatttatttatttattcatatatatatatatatatttatttttatttttatttttttttcttttcttttcttttcttttctttttctctttttcttctttttcttttcttttctttttctttttctctttttcttcttctttctcttttcttttcttttatttcttttttttttttcttgggcttcttccaggccgaacaggggacggcagtcccctccttgtgTCGGGCCGCtccggccacggccgccgcggcggatgccgacggcagaggggggccactcccccggtcacggaggagcatggctggcgatcgatttcgatcgccggcgtcggaaaaatccaagagaaaagagaccgaaacaggggtctcttttctgaccgaaaatcggcgacatcCGTCGCCGGCAGTCTCAAGCAAAGGTAcgggaagaaagggaaggaagagaggaaggaaaggaagactcaccCCGGCCTTCGGTGACCTcatcggcgagcaatcacggcgagaaatcgaacggtgtccgcggcttcaatcgagaaagacggagagaaagagagagggaggaggccgatgttcagTCTCAAGAAAATGGGGAGGCtttttatagaggaccctaggactccgaggggtcctaggattccgatctcgcctgggtctcgtcggagaagaagactcctatcgggagtcttcttcccgatttttccttttttttttattttttttattttgggctttggtgggctgaggttgggcttggtttgggctataacattgtTGTTGCCAATCTTTTCATCGCCTGTTCGTCGGGAATGAGCATCTGCAAAATGAAGTTTGCATTGACCAAAATTATCTCTGGTGGAGACTTTCTGATGTTTAAATCAAAAGGGGATTGGATAATAGTAGTATGAGAATGGAGACAGAGCTCAGTATATTAAAATTAGTTTATTGAATTTTGttgccttattttttttttatagagtagaTCATCGTAATTGTCGAATATGATCTTGCATTTAGTGGTGTAGAATCATAGAGCGGTAATCTCATAGTGGGTTATTAATCTCCATGGATTATGCAGCAGTATCAGTGGAATAATCGTCCGTGATGGTTataatatatttgaatgagtcggccGACTGTGCATCGGGAGTCAGTTGTCGGTTAGTAACTCTAAAATACCGACGGTTGAAGTAATTTATTGTTTGTAGAGTCCGAACATTGGTCGTCTACCGATTTTGATTCAGTGAGGGGTGTTCGGTTGGTCGGTCGAGAGTAGCGTCGGCTTGCTCAGCTGACATATAGTCGGTAATCGCTTCTAGGATTGTCTGTCTGTTTGGTAGGTCAGAGTCGGATGTCGGTCTGTGTATGCTGAAGATCGATCGGTCTATGGAGATCGATCGATTTACTCTAACATTGATAAATTTGGTTTTTGAGACGTTGATAGCAAAAGATCATCTGATGCTAAAATGATAATCCTAAGACAGATGTGGGTTTTGTGGAATCAACAGTACATTTGGCATGGAAACTCTTATCATGTATGATGTGTTAAGACATTTtggagattaaaaatattttagggccTATTTGGATCGTTGGATCTAAAATCTTATGAGATTTGTTgctcaatcatatatatatatatatatatgtgtgtgtgtgtgtgtgtgtgtttgtatgtgTTTGTATTTTtctaataatcaaaaaaaaaatatgaaggaaAAAGAATACCCTCAACCTACTTAACTTGAATCTCTTAAAAGATTTAAGAAGCATAAAACAATTGGTGAAAATAAGATCTAGTATCTCTTTTCTTTAATTGATAACCATAAACAAATATATATAGTCTTTGTTTATAATAGTGAAATATGCCTTTACACAATTTGGGTCTCATTCTTCTCCTAATGTTAACAAGACTCAGTTTTTCAataaatacatgattagtgaaaaataaatattaaaaaattaaaatcctgTGAAGATAGATCTTGATTCCTATATTGATTTAGTCTTCAATCATTTTGCCTAATTATTTTGGGATCGGAAGATACACCCAAACAAATATCTTATCGAAAAGAAAATATTTGGGATAATTAACCTGCCAGAGACCAAATGAAGGAATCTAGGCTTGATCATTTAGTACTCATCCTTTAAAGGGTAGTACTATATTGAAACGCTCGAAAAGTTACCTAATTTGGAaagtgaaaaattttctcaatcggCTATCTTATAGTCAAGTTATAGCATCTGAAAGTTTAGCCTATGATTTGATTTTTGATGTGGTTGATCTTGCTCTTAGGTCTTGTCTAGTCTTATCCATAATGGCTAGCGATCTTTATCGAGTCTAATAATCCTTTcggactaaaaaataaaaaaaactaaatcTCTCCCACATAAAAAAAAACTTCCTGGCTTTTCTTCTTTGCTTGTTGCTGCAAGTGTTTACTTAGTCCTAAAACTGGAATAATGACAACTTGGAAACTTGCATGATAGGACTCATCTTCTTCATGAAAAACCCTTTCTGTTGAGACATGGTTTTTGCCACAACACATGCTTGTGAGAAAGCCTTCTAATGGAGATATGATATAAGCTATAATATACATTTTCTTGCCTTCTATAGCTATAACACAAGGATCATATAAAATATTGTGCTTGTTCGTGCTTATGGTTCTAGCACAAGAATCACCTTGCACATGCTATTGCCTCCTTGGTAGTAGAAGTTTAATTTAACATATCAAATTGTTTTTTCCAACTACATTAATTCTACCATACATCATGACAACACCTTTGTCAATTCCTATTTCTTCAATCCAAAATTATGACTTTTATCGAAAATTAAACTGACTTTCTTTTATATTCATCTTTCAAATAATCCTAGTATCATTTACTCTTTACCTTTCTTAATAGAGATTGATATACTTTGGAACCAACCACAACGGACATGGTAGACTAACTAATTAGAGCTTGCCACAAAATCTCCATCCTATAAAATCAGTGCCCATAATGTGGCCACCTAGAGGCATGTAGAGATGCCTAGATCTCCCCCATTTGGCAATACTTGACCACAATCGCAAATGGCTTCCACATAGGGGCAAGATACACAGGAGTATAGCACAATAGAATCACCCGCTCGATATCTTCAGGATGTGTGATCAATTATTCAAAATAGCTAACCGGCTGTCATATCCCCGATCCGAGATCATGAGCTGAGGGTAATGGCAATCGTCGCATATTTATCAAGAAcgctctccataagcatgcaaggcatttcatcaCGATATCAACGCATCActgtagaataaaatttaaataattattattcaactttaattcaaataactaaatcaaatgtcttacatccaataaaattttactaaaaataaaataatagatctaagttcaatgaagttgacaatactaAATTTCGTCTTTAAAAGCTCTGTTCCAACATTATTACCCACGTtcgtaattaattatttaaatctaaaaaaataaaaaaaagagataatgagctagacagtccagtaagtaataaatatctcaactagatatttcagatatttatataatttttaagaacaatactgtgaataaatataaaaatatatttcatgctaattcaatgcaaatctaatcttttcaaatattcacatataatataatcataaatttgattcaaattaaaatacttataactcaacagccttgattaTGATCAATATTTATCCCCTATTGACGGGATTCACTGAagaccagcacacaacccccactggcagagtcCACTAAATACTAACGCACAACCCTCACTAGCAGGATCTACTAAATATttgcgcacaacccccactagcagaTCCACTAAGTACCAACGAATAATCTTCATTGACGGGgctcactgaaatatagttaggttgagagcataaattcgatctgtatcaaaatacttttatattataacatatcataatttttactaaacatgcataatcaataaatcatagtatttctgaatcacttttcattcaaaatataattttataaatcatgcataattttaaagaataattatttatttttagaataaatataaaatatctcgagaagatgattcattacttacctttcatagaccaatgaatgaacagatcgattaaatttagagaaatcttcaaaacctattattcaaaattatattcttgtattaattctaattcaaaattaaatctaaacaaatcttgttgggtataaaatacccccagccgaagttcgtaaaagaccgaccctcccTGGGCTCTTCTAGCTTTCGACCTTATGCGGTATCTCTCTCTGAACTCCTCCGATCGTCCGAGCtcccataataccatccagacttctccgataatgaactcctccattcatctaccgggctgctccaaatgctttccGAGCTTCTCTGAAAGCAGGACTTCTgcagtaaccaaactccatctaAGTTTTTACGACGAtcgatcgcctttcgaatttcatctgagctaatttcacccgagctcctacaagagccggatgccagtcgaacttctacagtggatggattccagacgaatttCTATAACAGATGGGGtacaccagccggatctctactccggatTTCTATCGCAAGCAGAAtttatccgagctcctacaagaaccagacttcgtccgaacttctacagtggatggatcacagacgaacttctacgatggataggctccaccagatctctactccgaatttctttcggacctcgtcaatgatcgagcttctccaacagtgggacttctacaataagaagtctccatccgagcttccacgacaactgatcttcgaccgagcttctacaataagcagacttcatccagactcctacgagagtcggacttcgtccgaacttctacagcagaaccaTATCcgggactcctccaatgttcgaccttccacggtgtcctcaagactcctccagcggacgaacctccacaacgccatccgaactccactgtcggtcgatcctctatcggattcctcatgaaatcggactttttcaacagaaagtctccgtccgagcttctacattagatgacttccgcctgcagcatcagcgcccaaggcacctgACAAcaatggactcgtcagcaacctcgaaaacatccgagcttctcctggattgctgagacagagaaccattctgctccatcagacgtcccgaccgagcttcagtcgtcaggctcgaactctctggcaagtcacgacaatggccactaccctactccactctttgtaacgaatttcacgtggctccatcactttctgacaagtcgcgacaacggacaccactccactctccataacaaactccatgtggccctgaacggcccactaccaggcggttacagacgtcgctgtcaatcagttacgctctccgtctataaaaagggacccccagatacg contains these protein-coding regions:
- the LOC105035991 gene encoding kinesin-like protein KIN-14H isoform X1 — translated: MSFRNQNRPPPTPVLNPIRSPSNFLQKKENLDEAPVDKRRKIGIGKMVCPATNPRARQMLSTVNAGPNPGGHGDHGTGAAPTSDGGSSGGGVEFASREDVERVLGEKMKGKNKNDYKGKSEQMIEYIKKLRTCIRWFMELEDGYLAEQEKLRSMLDSEERRHVEIEVQMRAKFEELNTIIQELQRQHASLQETFRKEEADKLASIKSYEEEREARIAAENLRATLSEELEKVNQEARCLSDQLKMIQETSKRLQEYNISLQQYSSSLRAEAAKDGETISKLQKEKNAMMETLTGLRDHVNSLKIQLDSSRSSQQESIKQKEELKKEVGCLRTELQQVRDERDHTSVQVQSLSVELANYKEITGKSSKDLDSIRIKYSALEDTCSSQREQIYMLQHQLAAANEKLKRADLTAIETMTEYEEQKKTVKDLQEHLADAEFQILESEKLRKKLHNTILELKGNIRVFCRVRPILPDSDCSGTEGPVVSYPASVESLGRGIDLMHHAQKYSFTFDKVFNHEASQEDVFVEISQLVQSALDGYKVCIFAYGQTGSGKTFTMMGKPEPSEQKGLIPRSLEQIFQTSQSLQCQGWKYKMQASMLEIYNETIRDLLSPSRPGSLDANTALSKQYAIKHDSNGNTHVSDLTIVDVCSIKEVSFLLQQAAQSRSVGRTQMNEQSSRSHFVFTLRISGVNESTEQQVQGVLNLIDLAGSERLAKSGSTGDRLKETQAINKSLSALSDVIFSIAKKEDHVPFRNSKLTYLLQPCLGGDSKTLMFVNISPETSSVGESICSLRFAARVNSCEIGIPRRQTQMRSSDSRLSYG
- the LOC105035991 gene encoding kinesin-like protein KIN-14H isoform X3, with the translated sequence MVCPATNPRARQMLSTVNAGPNPGGHGDHGTGAAPTSDGGSSGGGVEFASREDVERVLGEKMKGKNKNDYKGKSEQMIEYIKKLRTCIRWFMELEDGYLAEQEKLRSMLDSEERRHVEIEVQMRAKFEELNTIIQELQRQHASLQETFRKEEADKLASIKSYEEEREARIAAENLRATLSEELEKVNQEARCLSDQLKMIQETSKRLQEYNISLQQYSSSLRAEAAKDGETISKLQKEKNAMMETLTGLRDHVNSLKIQLDSSRSSQQESIKQKEELKKEVGCLRTELQQVRDERDHTSVQVQSLSVELANYKEITGKSSKDLDSIRIKYSALEDTCSSQREQIYMLQHQLAAANEKLKRADLTAIETMTEYEEQKKTVKDLQEHLADAEFQILESEKLRKKLHNTILELKGNIRVFCRVRPILPDSDCSGTEGPVVSYPASVESLGRGIDLMHHAQKYSFTFDKVFNHEASQEDVFVEISQLVQSALDGYKVCIFAYGQTGSGKTFTMMGKPEPSEQKGLIPRSLEQIFQTSQSLQCQGWKYKMQASMLEIYNETIRDLLSPSRPGSLDANTALSKQYAIKHDSNGNTHVSDLTIVDVCSIKEVSFLLQQAAQSRSVGRTQMNEQSSRSHFVFTLRISGVNESTEQQVQGVLNLIDLAGSERLAKSGSTGDRLKETQAINKSLSALSDVIFSIAKKEDHVPFRNSKLTYLLQPCLGGDSKTLMFVNISPETSSVGESICSLRFAARVNSCEIGIPRRQTQMRSSDSRLSYG
- the LOC105035991 gene encoding kinesin-like protein KIN-14H isoform X2, translating into MSFRNQNRPPPTPVLNPIRSPSNKKENLDEAPVDKRRKIGIGKMVCPATNPRARQMLSTVNAGPNPGGHGDHGTGAAPTSDGGSSGGGVEFASREDVERVLGEKMKGKNKNDYKGKSEQMIEYIKKLRTCIRWFMELEDGYLAEQEKLRSMLDSEERRHVEIEVQMRAKFEELNTIIQELQRQHASLQETFRKEEADKLASIKSYEEEREARIAAENLRATLSEELEKVNQEARCLSDQLKMIQETSKRLQEYNISLQQYSSSLRAEAAKDGETISKLQKEKNAMMETLTGLRDHVNSLKIQLDSSRSSQQESIKQKEELKKEVGCLRTELQQVRDERDHTSVQVQSLSVELANYKEITGKSSKDLDSIRIKYSALEDTCSSQREQIYMLQHQLAAANEKLKRADLTAIETMTEYEEQKKTVKDLQEHLADAEFQILESEKLRKKLHNTILELKGNIRVFCRVRPILPDSDCSGTEGPVVSYPASVESLGRGIDLMHHAQKYSFTFDKVFNHEASQEDVFVEISQLVQSALDGYKVCIFAYGQTGSGKTFTMMGKPEPSEQKGLIPRSLEQIFQTSQSLQCQGWKYKMQASMLEIYNETIRDLLSPSRPGSLDANTALSKQYAIKHDSNGNTHVSDLTIVDVCSIKEVSFLLQQAAQSRSVGRTQMNEQSSRSHFVFTLRISGVNESTEQQVQGVLNLIDLAGSERLAKSGSTGDRLKETQAINKSLSALSDVIFSIAKKEDHVPFRNSKLTYLLQPCLGGDSKTLMFVNISPETSSVGESICSLRFAARVNSCEIGIPRRQTQMRSSDSRLSYG